The stretch of DNA GGAGGAGGGCGTGCACCAGGGCGGTGCCGATCCGGCCCTGGGCCACCGCGCCGGTGGCCATCGGCAGCAGCGCGTACGAGCAGGCCATCCAGAGCTGCGCCGGGAGGAAGTGCAGCACCCGGCGGGCGAGCAGGTAGGCGGTGAGCCCGGCCAGCGGCACGCAGCCGAGCAGGATGACGTTGACCGCCAGCCACGGCTTGCCCAGGGCGATGGTGGACATCAGCGCCAGCAGCGCGACGTAGGGCGGTGCCGGGGCGTCGGAGCCGACGCCGGTGGTCTGCGCGCCGCTCAGGTAGAGGTGCCACAGGTCGGAGGCGCCGCCGACGGTGGGCGGCAGCGCGCCGCCGGCCAGGGTGCCGCCGCTGAGCAGGGACCGCTCGGCGACCAGCGCGACGGCGGTGAGGCCGAGCACCAGCAGCACGCCCGGTTTGGAGAGCGCCCGGCGCAGCACGCTCTGGTCGTCGCGGAGCGGGTCCTCGTCGTCCTCGGCCCGGGGCGCGGTGGTGACGGCCTGGTGCCGGCCCGGGGTGTCGGTGGCCGAGGAGTCCCCGGAGAGCAGCCCCGCCACCGCGGCGGTGAACTGGCGGAGCGCGACGCCGCGCGCCAGGTAGGGGCGGATCGCGCTGTAGGTGCGGCGCCGGTTGCGCCGCCGCCGGAACCGGCCCTTGATCAGCCGCCCGGGGCGGAAGAAGACCGAGGTGATCGCCGCCGTCTCGTCGAAGGCGCCGGCCGGCTGCTTGGCGACGATGTACATCAGCACCCGCAGCAGCGACCCGAAGGCGTTGCGCAGCAGGGCGCCGAGCATGCCGCCGAACGGCAGGTTGGCCAGCAGGACGAAGAGCGCGTTGCGCCGGTCGAGCCGGCGGGGGTGGCCGCCCGCGGCGGCGATCTTGCGGCGGCGCCGGGCCGAGGCCTCGGCGTGGTAGGCGACCGCGCCGGTGACCAGCAGCACCCGGTGGCCGGCGGCGCCGGCCCGCCAGCAGAAGTCGATGTCGTCGCGGAACAGCGGCAGGGTGGCGTCGAAGCCGCCGAGCTCGTCCCAGACGTCCCGGCGGACCAGCATGCCGGCGCTGGAGACGGCGAGCACCTGCCGGTCGCCGTCGTGCTGGCCGTGGTCGAACTCGCGGGGCTCCAGGCCGGTCTCCCGGCGCCCGGCGCCGTCGATGGTCACGCCCGCCTCGACCAGCATCCGGCGGTCGTAGAAGTCGCGCAGCTTGGGGCCGAGCACGACGGCGCGGCGGTCGTCGTTGGCCGCCTCCAGCAGCGTCTGCAGCGCGTCGGGGTCGGGGACGAGGTCGTCGTGGACGAGCCAGATCCACTCGGTGGCGCCGGGCGCGGCACCGGGGAAGGGGCCGCGCTCCCGGGCCAGGGCGAGCCCGGCGCGCACCGAGTCGCCGAACCCGGTGTCCCGGGGCACCGCGGTGATCACCTCGGGGGCCAGGAACGAGGCGAGGATGTCGCCGCTGCCGTCGCGGCTGCCGGCGTCCACGCCGACGACGCGCTGCACCGGTCGGGTCTGCTCGCGGACGGCCTGCAGCGCCTCCGGCAGCCAGCGTGCGCCGTCGTGGGTGACGATGACGGCCGTCACGATGTGGTGAGCGGGGTCCAGAGGAAGCACGGCTGCGGGTCTCTCGGGGATCGCGGGACGAGGGCGTATCAGGGGTTTTGGGGGGACTCTTTCGGCAGATCACCATACGCCACGGAGCCGCCCCGGGGCGGCGCTCCGGCGGAACCGGTCCGGTGGCCCGGGGGCCGCGTCCGGGTCGGGAGCGCCCGGGCGGTCTGCGAACAAATCGCCCAGACTCCTCTCCGAACGGTAAAGCAGGGATAAAAAAACGCGCGCCCCGGGGCAAAGCCCTCGGGGCGCGCGCCCAACGCAGACGGTTGAGCTAGAGCATGTCGGCCAGGAAATCGAAATCCCCGCCCGCGGCTTTCTTCAGCCGCCGGCGTTCGCGCTCGGAGAGACCCCCCCAGATGCCGAAGCGCTCATCGTGCTCCAGTGCGTATTCCAGGCACTCGGCCCGGACCTCGCAGGACTGGCAGACCTTCTTCGCCTCGCGCGTGGAGCCGCCCTTCTCGGGGAAGAACGCCTCCGGGTCGGTCTGCGCGCACAGGGCGCGCTCCTGCCAGCCCAGATCGTCGTCTGCGCCGTGCGCCAGCGGGATGACCTCGCTCATGCGCACCTCCTATTGCCCCCCATGGATGTCCCCTCCCTTTCGACCCCCGGGAGGGGGAAACACACTATGAAATTACACGCGCGACGCTTGCTATACGTCAAGCGCAGTGCGCGGTAATCCACTGAATACCATGTAACGAACCGCCAACGACGGCCGGTCCGCGGGCATGCTGTGGATTACCGCGCACTTTCGGGGGCGGGGAGGGCACCGGGCGGGCCCGGAGCGGTCAGCGCCGCTCGTCGTCCCGGTACCAGGACTGCT from Nocardiopsis composta encodes:
- a CDS encoding WhiB family transcriptional regulator, whose protein sequence is MSEVIPLAHGADDDLGWQERALCAQTDPEAFFPEKGGSTREAKKVCQSCEVRAECLEYALEHDERFGIWGGLSERERRRLKKAAGGDFDFLADML